The genomic region TGGCGCTGATCGACGATGCCGCCCCGCGTGGATCCAGCTGCTTCCTGATCAAGCGCAAGGCGTCGCGTACGACAGGGCGACACCTGCCGCTGTCGCGCGAAGGCGCCAGGCTGGGGCTCGAAATGATCGGTTCGGCGCTGGAAAGGCTCTATCCGCCGGCCGACGTCTTGCCGTTTGCAGCGGGCGAGGCTATTGCGCGCTCGAAACAGGGATAAGACCATGGCAGGCACGAACAGCGAGCGTCAACTTCTGGCCGAAGGGCCGGCCATTATTCTGGTCGAGCCGCAGATGGGCGAGAATATCGGCATGGTGGCGCGCGCCATGGCGAATTTCGGTCTTGCCGAACTACGCCTCGTCAATCCGCGTGACGGCTGGCCGAACGAGAAGGCGCTGGCGACCGCCTCCAAAGCCGATCATGTGATCGCGGCAACGAAGGTCTACGACACGCTGGAGCAAGCGGTCGCCGATCTCAACTTCGTCTATGCGACGACGGCGCGCAGCCGCGACAATTACAAGCCGGTGCGCTCGCCGGTCTTTGCCGCTGAAACGCTGCGCACGAAATTCCGGTCAGGTGAGGCGACCGGCATCCTCTTCGGTCGCGAGCGCTGGGGCTTGACCAATGAGGAAGTGGCGCTTGCCGACGAGATCGTCACTTTCCCGGTCAATCCGGCCTTCGCCTCGCTCAACATCGCCCAGGCCGTGCTGCTCATGTCCTATGAGTGGATGAAATCGGGCATGGAGGATCTGGAAGCCGTGCCGTTCCAGGCGCTCGAGCAGCGCCCGTCCACCAAGGAGCAGCTCTTCGGTCTGTTCGAGCAGCTGGAAGAGGCGCTCGATTCGCGCAACTATTTTCATCCGCCCTCGAAAAAGCCGAAAATGGTCGACAACTTGCGCGCAGTCCTCTCCCGCCGGGCATTCACGGAACAGGAAATCAGCGTGCTGCGCGGCGTCATCTCCTCCCTCGACCGCTTTACGCGCAACAGTCCGCGTAAAGGCGGTTTCACCCGATCCGGCAAGGATGCGCCCACCGATGACAGCGCCGACGAATGAGCTGAAACCGATCCTCCTCTTCGATTCCGGCATTGGCGGGCTGACCGTGCTGCGTGAAGCGCGCGTGCTGATGCCGGAGCGCGGCTTCATCTATGTCGCCGACGATGCCGGCTTTCCCTATGGCGGTTGGGAAGAACAGGCGCTGAAGGAGCGGATCATCGGGCTCTTCGGCAAGCTCTTGACGGATTATGATCCCGAAGTCTGCATCATCGCCTGCAACACCGCCTTCACGCTCGTCGGAGCCGATCTGCGGGCCGCCTTTCCTCAGATGACCTTTGTCGGCACCGTGCCGGCGATCAAGCCGGCGGCCGAGCGCACGCGCTCGGGCCTGGTATCGGTGCTGGCAACGCCGGGCACGGTGAAGCGGGCCTATACGCGCGATCTCATTCAGTCCTTCGCGCAGCAATGCCATGTCCGCCTTGTCGGCTCGGAGAACCTGGCGCGCATGGCCGAAGCCTATATTCGCGGCGACGCCGTCTCCGATGAAGCCGTGCTTGCCGAAATCGACCAGTGTTTCGTCGAGAGGGACGGTCAGAAGACCGATATCGTCGTGCTGGCCTGCACGCATTATCCTTTCATGGCCAATCTTTTCCGGCGGATCGCGCCGTGGCCGGTCGACTGGCTCGATCCGGCCGAAGCGATCGCACGGCGCGCCCGCACGCTGGTTCCGCTGGTTGCCGATGCCGTGCATCCCGACAATTTCGACTTCGCCGTGTTTACGTCAGGCCAGCAGGATTTCGCGACGCGGCGGCTGATGCAGGGATTTGGGCTGAGGGCATAGAGGGTAATTGTCCTGTGGGTTGGCGAAATCCGGCCCTGAAAATCAGCAGATTCTTTGATAGACGGGGCGTTGCCGTTTCGGAAGAATGGCGTTTCGTTCATGTGAGTCTCTTCGTCGCGAGGATCGGCATTGCAAGTTGGCATCGATATGGGATTGGCGTCCGGCAGCCCGGCGACGCTCGATATCGAGGAGCTGCTGGCGACCCGTCTGCTCGTGCAGGGCAACTCAGGATCGGGCAAGTCGCATCTCTTGCGCCGTCTGCTCGAGCAATCGGCGCAATGGGTGCAGCAGGTCATCATCGATCCCGAGGGTGATTTCGTCACCCTTAGCGAC from Rhizobium sp. BT03 harbors:
- a CDS encoding RNA methyltransferase, translated to MAGTNSERQLLAEGPAIILVEPQMGENIGMVARAMANFGLAELRLVNPRDGWPNEKALATASKADHVIAATKVYDTLEQAVADLNFVYATTARSRDNYKPVRSPVFAAETLRTKFRSGEATGILFGRERWGLTNEEVALADEIVTFPVNPAFASLNIAQAVLLMSYEWMKSGMEDLEAVPFQALEQRPSTKEQLFGLFEQLEEALDSRNYFHPPSKKPKMVDNLRAVLSRRAFTEQEISVLRGVISSLDRFTRNSPRKGGFTRSGKDAPTDDSADE
- the murI gene encoding glutamate racemase, which encodes MTAPTNELKPILLFDSGIGGLTVLREARVLMPERGFIYVADDAGFPYGGWEEQALKERIIGLFGKLLTDYDPEVCIIACNTAFTLVGADLRAAFPQMTFVGTVPAIKPAAERTRSGLVSVLATPGTVKRAYTRDLIQSFAQQCHVRLVGSENLARMAEAYIRGDAVSDEAVLAEIDQCFVERDGQKTDIVVLACTHYPFMANLFRRIAPWPVDWLDPAEAIARRARTLVPLVADAVHPDNFDFAVFTSGQQDFATRRLMQGFGLRA